From Spodoptera frugiperda isolate SF20-4 chromosome 27, AGI-APGP_CSIRO_Sfru_2.0, whole genome shotgun sequence:
TAGTTTcgcaaaaatattaattactgcagttttttaaattatttttttagcatGATATCCATTTGGAGTTGTGTCCACGAAATGAGGTTTCTGCATTATTCAGATTAGTATTAATCACTTCTAAAACAACTTTCAACGTTTCAGGACGTCAAAGACCTTGTGATATACACTGCGCCTGTGAACTTTTTGAGTATCAAACTCATTAACATGTTACATATACCTACAGGAGAAAGATTTCTGAGAGCACTCATTCTCTATTGCGCTTACACATTACAGGTGACGAcgactttttttaaacgtaaacaaGCAAAccgattacctgatggtaagcaatcgccggcgcctaaagacacttgaaataccagaggcgttacaagtgcgttatcagccttttgagggttaggaatcaCCCGACCTTATTAACTACCCATCTGTTCTTGCTACGACCAAGAGATATTAGGATTCAGGCCTGATTAAAGGTCTATTTTAGCAGTTTTGTTACCGTTTTCAGATAAATTCCTAAAGGCACCATCATCCAATGATGGTACTCCATCACCATTCATTATAAACCAGAAGTCAGCGGTTTTGAAACATAGATCTCTCAATGACTTTTAAACTTATCACAGCAATATGATTTCATCAGGTTACAGATAAAATGGTTTTACGTAATCGGGAACTGGACACAAAGGTCAGGACTGCGGACAGTGGAATACTGGAGGATGAACTTCGTGATAACTTATCTGATCTTCGAGTGTTAGTTGCTAAAGAATACTGCGTTATTCTTACTGGTAAGCTAATTCTAGttagtgtttaataaaattttacttaagaCTTTCTCGTTAATGAATCGGTATCAAATGTGACTATCGACGACTCCCTTGCTCATTAGTCCTAAGCATTTTTGGGTCCGtcgaaatattttgaattttttttttgatcttCGATAACTCTGTAATATCACGAAGTTTTGAATTTTATCCTGTTGAAATATGAACGCAGTCCctatttaaatatatgttttagtgAACGCATCctaatttacaatttatgacTGTAGATGACACCTCTGTCTCTCTCGATTAAACCGCTCATCGTTCAAACTACGCACcatctttttatttcaataatcctTAATCATCCGATAGTCTTCATCATATCCGATACTTAGCAATAAGCTGGTCCATGCATGGGACTCATAACGTAACTGACGAAAAGGACTAGTTACGATGTACCTATATATGCTCTATCTGTCTACCACTATTacttaagattattttattgttcctGTGCAGGTGCAGACGACATGAAGCCGTTCCACCACATGGGCCCCATGAAGAATAAACGCTCCCTACTCGGGAAAGATGCTCATTCGTTTGAGATATTCATACGAATGTGTATTCAGATAGTTTATTTGGCTCTTGGACGTAGACATTTACATCAAATTGGTAACTGATTCCGTCTTTCATACATGTAGTTGTTAGTTgactaaaaaatatacttagactttcttaataatattttacctgtATAAGCATGAGATTTAAATTCTCTTTAAAATATTGCTTCCGTATGGTATTTATCTGGTCACGATTTAAAGTATTATCTGTGTGCTATTTAATTACCAACAGAAATAGAAACTCACCGTATATTAAAATCGGAGGCTTTCAATGCAAATGAGTCCAAATCACGACCACGAGCCGCTAAGGTCCAGACCAGTCAGACAGAAATATCACAACAGCCTCCATTTGTACAAGATGTGCTTTACGGCAATTGCTCTCGTCGCCACCGAGGCGTCTTTACACATTCACCGCTTATGAATGAAATGTTCTGTCCTGCCAGACCAGTAGACTACCGCATGTTGGGACTCGGAGTTACCAAATATCCTCAGTAAGatataatttttcttctattaaaGTACGGGCAACGGGCTGTGTTCCAGTGATCTGAATCCTACACAGGAAAAAGTCTCTATTTGGATTATACACTCTTTGTACTGGGTCTCTTGAAGAAATCTTATATTATACCATTTTGTTTTGCtattatttgttacaaattgaattaaatCTTTTTTGTTATGGTAGGCTTACTCCACGACTAGAATTCCTGCGATTGGTTGTGGCTGGAACGGATAATGACTTAgtggacaataaaataattgtggGCATCATAGGGATGCAACGCGATCTGTTCGACATTATGCTCAGGTTCTTACCACCTGTGACTACACCTGACAAGTCAAGGTCTGGGGTAATGTAAGTATCTACGACCAatgaatacaattttattacttaatttaaacctaTATTATGTAGATGAAGCAGAATAGGCACGACAGAAATGAATTAGGCAATGATGGCAAGTTTTTATGAAAACCATTTGCAATATAGCGATTACCCATCACTAATCTTTTGGTTATATCCTCAGTGGTGTTAGAACCATCAGTGGTAGAAGCATCACTAAAAGTTCGACATCGGGAAGAAGTGTCTGCAGTAAGAAATCTACACAAGGAGGCACCTATCCTGAAATTGTGATACCACCCAAGACAAACGTCGAGTATgagtttaagttttaaaattcacaacatttatttctattttatctacTGGATTATTACCAGacattgataatataatataacgaaTATACTGTTTAATTGCTTGACTGTAggtaactgaaataaataatggaaaGCCTTTAACTCCAGAAGGAACATCAAGAATAGATCACCAgcttaaaatacacaataaaataatagaaagtTTATCTATACCAAGCCAGGTACTATATTTTCCTTAACTTTTCTGGCAGATTGGCCGCTCCAGAAGGGTTTATTGAGGAACCAGATGTGATTACACCAGTTAATGAGGTGCAAAGAATTCTCTGGTTGCGAAGGTTCAAATCGATGATGAAGCTGCTGAAACGGAGGAGACGTCAGCTTCATTTTCGTTAGGTTACCACGCTTAAGGTCAGACTATGGCAGTAGGATGCGGGTggggctgcggactgcctagcgggttaattgtatgtatgtactatgtatttgCCTATATGAAATGTATCTTCATTGTTTGCATATTTTAGTCTATTAAATgtgattaaataatgttttgttttatttgcttaCTTAAACAAAGCGAAAAGTTCCATTATTGTAGCTAGTTTTCGACTAACAATTTCATCGGGATTTCCATGGGACCCTGAGAAAACATATCTCTGACACAGTCACACATCAGTCTTGCATCAATAGTGTGTACCTTATTATACTCTTGCTCCTTACACACTATCACCAAAGAAACCCTGTTGTCCCTCTGGACTAATTAAAATTGGAGATGCACTGCGTAAGTATTTGAGCGGCCATAGAGTCTTGGGCCTGGGGTCCACCGATTTATGGATTTAatgtgtgggtgaactgaggAGTGCAGAGTGTGGTGTGAAATAAATCCTTACCTTTATTCGTTTCCCGATTTGTTTAGGTATGATGACAATTAGAagtatgaataattttacattgACATATTGACATTTATGTCAAAACCTATCAACCGAAAACAtttcccctatacttattatttacttactcaCTTACTCTTTGTATTTAGTTCATACCGGCAATGATAATTGCCCATTAATATCaaacttttatatatttatgtcaaatgtaaatgttatttcaTTAACCAAAAATGGCTGATGAAGACGATGAGGGAGGCTTCGGAGGGTTGTATGAGAATGGACACTGGACTTGGGATGAGCAAACACAAGGATTATTATTTGTAAGGTTTGTGATATAATCTTTTTAGTTTACCTTTAGATAAGACGTCCAAGATGCTAGTCAACTCAATATAGTTGGGTGCTAATAGAGTACTTAGGgaaaaagcaaaaacaatacTGACCTTGAAAGCAAACGTAGTAACGCTTTAAAGTCTTTTGGGGGGCTTAAAGACATCTGATAAatgttataaacaaaactaatagGCACTTATAATGTGTTAATCTAAGTTTATAGGCAGAATACTATTATACATATCAAATAGGTAATGCTTTACCCGATTGAGAATTGGAAACCCGTTTCTTGGTAGTTGCGTTTGTGGTCACAAGGTAAATGAAATAGTGTGGAAATGtggtactttttattaaattttcagtGATCTGCCACCAGCTCACGTAGAGGCTGTTCAAATAACAAGCAAAGCACCGACTGGCACTATCGAATTCAGAGATGATATTGATTTAATTGAACAGGTAACCCATATACTCGTAACCTTTCATTTTAatgcaatataaatatttaagtgaaTTTACTTACCtttgtaatgtttttctttgtagcTTCGATACAAACGACGGTACCAAAGGAAACCGACACCGGGAAAAGTTGATTTAGTTACCCTACAGGTTTTATTagtttatctttttcttttataaatgtagatattattttctttgctcCAAGTGAGCATGTTTGGCTTGAAAATCGTATTACTATTTTGCAATTCCAAAATTAACATCTAATATGTTGTGGTTTGTTACTACTACCACAAGAGATAAATAATCCCCTACATACGAGTAGTTACATGGCAAATGGTAAACGACTTCTTTGCTGTACAACTAgaagctattctgtaattgtcaattcgaaacattgtgagaataatctcgaccaatgactgCCGAGAATGCGATCGAACTACCGATCACTTTAAATTTTTTCAATAGCCAAGTTATCAAACCAAGTTATTACAAGTTATTTAAGCTACCTTTTGTATAATGTACTTGTACAATATTGTACTTGTACACAGGTACATACttgtatataggtacctatatctacCTACATTAAAGAATCAATTCTCAATTTTCAGGATGTGAAAGACATAGCACTATACACTGCTCCTGTTAGCATATTGAGTCCGATGCTCATTGACTTGTTACATTTGCCTTCCACAGAAAGGTTTCTCAGAGCTCTCATATTCTGCTGTGCTTACTATTTGCAGGTACGAGAACCTATTAAGTACATATTGGCACTACTTCTACTACGTTACTTATGTAAACTAGTAtctaatttttacatttttagatAGCAGAAGAAATGTCCAAACGCATAGCAGACCTAGCAAATAAAGTAAGGACTAAGCAATGTGAAATTTTGGAAAATCAGTTTCGCGAAAACTTATCAGATTTGAGGATTTTAGTAGCCAAAGAATACTGCATTTTGCTTATAGGTAAGTTACTTTAGATATTAcgtaccttttttttatttttatgtaataggttAAACGAGTTGATGgtcacccttagtacgagtttgttttacgtttaaaacaatcaaaacgagagcgcgtttggcgctgtTATTGGCcagttcgaataaaccaaccaatcagacgtaatagattttaaacgtaaagcaaactgagACCATGGacactgatggtaagcaattagagGGGTCACAAGTgcgcagtgccggcgttagggggggccGTGATGGGCCgttggcccagggcgacaaagtctgggcgccaaaaaaattaaaaactactactaacacttgatattgcttccttcaagtgggcgccacaatatttttgcccggggtgtcagtggcccctaCGCCGGCACTGCAAGTGCGTTACCGATCTTAAGGATGGATttgctaaattattttttaaccttATACATGTAGAATACCTAAAAAATATGACATGTTTACTTTCTAATATTCTTCATGAATTTTATGAACCAGGTGGTGGAGAAATGAAAAAATTTCATCACATGGGCAAGGAGAAGAAGAGGCGGTCGTTGTCTGATAAAGATGCACGATTATTTGAAACTTTTGTACGCATGTCCGTACAAATTGTTTACTTGGCTCTCGGACGCAGAAATTTTCATCAAATTGGTTAAGTATTTACCTATTTTATGACAGTTTAACCTTGTGCTTACATCATTCACAATTAATTTCACACAATTTCTTCTAAATATCTATTTCAGAACTAGAATGTCACCGAGTATTAAaatctgagatattcaacacggtggaacacacgttGAAGACTGGATACCACTCGAAAATGATTCCTGAGGAGAAGAAAGTTCTAATGGGGGCCTGTGTACATCATGTCAAGAAGCTTAACACACGATCCCCGCTCATGAACGAAATGTTCTGTCGAAGACCTATCGACTTTCGTTTAATGGGATTAGGAGTTATCAAATATACGCAGTAAGTGAATGCCTACATTCTCATatttttcacacaaaaacaaaagttgaataaaagcagacatttttttattaattattatgttttcggcttaatcacgtaactgtttgacgaggaactcaactagtgtcacacgacgcggtgattgtcgcactgctactcgGCGCAGTTTCCTGAATGCtacatgaatatgagcctctagcatggcttgaaacacgtcgagttcctcgtcaaacagtacgTGACTAAggcgataacatagtaattaatttagtatgtctcacgaaagttatatttttttttgtactcaGCTCTTAACCTTCgttcttttattttagattaAGTACTCGACTAGATTTCTTGCATCTCGTCGTGTCTGGTCCAGAGGAGAAGTTGTTGGAATCCAATATGTCAGTGGGACTCATTGGCATGCCGCGCTCTCTATTCGACATCATGCTCCGACCCATTGTAGGCCAAACCACTGAGAAGTCTAAAGCCTCTGTTATGTTAGTTTGCATTTTCTGTTTTCTGTGATCGTAATGATGATACATGTTAAGATACCAATTTAAGGTTAATGCGGCTTATTCACGTCACTTTACTTAGCATAGGGTGGCAAACGAGCGGTCGAATCGCTTGatgacacccgtaacaccagaggagttaggTACAAGTGCTGCATCATCAGAAACTCTATTCTCGTCCTTAGGGCATTTGTAGTTTTATGAGTAGCTACCCcaatttggtattttatttatgttttctatAAACAGGTCTGCGAAGAGCATCCAAAGGAAATCTTTGCAAGCACCTCAGAGGCTCTACCCTGAAATTATACTACCCCCAAGAGATTCTATTGAGTTAGTATTATCAGCTTATCAGCAACCAATTAAAATCGGATTAGAACGTGTGTCAATCTGAACGCTGAAGCTGACGTGCCGTTAATTTCAACAATAACAGCTTGTCACAGTCCACTAGACAATGAGCTTCTTCTACATAgtattttaagtgtgagagcGCCGTGCCTCGGCACAAATAGGCCGGcacgaccagagtgataccacggtctcacagaaaaccgacgtgaaacaatgcttgtgttgtttcgttgtgtgggtgaggttactggaggcccaattatccccccttcccaatcttcccaatccccgcacgcacttgtaacgcctctggtgttcaggtgtccatgagcggcggcgattgcttaccatcaggctatCCGTCGATacatttactggcttataccataaaaaaatcttcatactTCAGACTGATCGgggattgcagtttaaaagttCGGCTGCCTGGGCTGTGTCAGATGTGTAGTCCCGTATTCGGCTATTACGACGCTCGCGGGAAGAACGGTAGAAAGCAGCATAGTAGttgtttacaattaattattaataccgACATAATGTTTGATTTCAGAATGGACTTACCATCGGTCTTTCCGGACACATCGGCAGAGGTTCGACCGGTCAGCCAGACCCAGCTTCGCCGCTGGCGCAATAGATTCATAAGACTTACGAAGCCAACATCTGCAACAGTAGCAGCAGCAGCACCTGTAGTGCCTGCTCGTGCCGTTAGTGCCTAATTCCCTAAGTTTAATGTTTCGGAGgtagattatattttaaactaatatttagctatatttacttaattatttttaacacttaCCTATTAGTTTTAAACCTCTTTATAGTTACTTGTATGAcgttaaatgaattaatttattgtttaactaTACATACGTGTTTATAttgatttcataatattataatttttaatttaacc
This genomic window contains:
- the LOC118263835 gene encoding uncharacterized protein LOC118263835, producing MSDDDDDFHIGLYENGHWAWDDGEDQMTYVSHIHAQVEEDPADFYYAPSNHMQFREDVDLIEQMRYRRYFQRKLLPGQPDIISLQDVKDLVIYTAPVNFLSIKLINMLHIPTGERFLRALILYCAYTLQVTDKMVLRNRELDTKVRTADSGILEDELRDNLSDLRVLVAKEYCVILTGADDMKPFHHMGPMKNKRSLLGKDAHSFEIFIRMCIQIVYLALGRRHLHQIEIETHRILKSEAFNANESKSRPRAAKVQTSQTEISQQPPFVQDVLYGNCSRRHRGVFTHSPLMNEMFCPARPVDYRMLGLGVTKYPQLTPRLEFLRLVVAGTDNDLVDNKIIVGIIGMQRDLFDIMLRFLPPVTTPDKSRSGVIGVRTISGRSITKSSTSGRSVCSKKSTQGGTYPEIVIPPKTNVELAAPEGFIEEPDVITPVNEVQRILWLRRFKSMMKLLKRRRRQLHFR
- the LOC118263551 gene encoding protein phosphatase 1 regulatory subunit 36 isoform X3, which codes for MADEDDEGGFGGLYENGHWTWDEQTQGLLFVSDLPPAHVEAVQITSKAPTGTIEFRDDIDLIEQLRYKRRYQRKPTPGKVDLVTLQDVKDIALYTAPVSILSPMLIDLLHLPSTERFLRALIFCCAYYLQIAEEMSKRIADLANKVRTKQCEILENQFRENLSDLRILVAKEYCILLIGGGEMKKFHHMGKEKKRRSLSDKDARLFETFVRMSVQIVYLALGRRNFHQIELECHRVLKSEIFNTVEHTLKTGYHSKMIPEEKKVLMGACVHHVKKLNTRSPLMNEMFCRRPIDFRLMGLGVIKYTQLSTRLDFLHLVVSGPEEKLLESNMSVGLIGMPRSLFDIMLRPIVGQTTEKSKASVIMDLPSVFPDTSAEVRPVSQTQLRRWRNRFIRLTKPTSATVAAAAPVVPARAVSA
- the LOC118263551 gene encoding protein phosphatase 1 regulatory subunit 36 isoform X1, whose protein sequence is MADEDDEGGFGGLYENGHWTWDEQTQGLLFVSDLPPAHVEAVQITSKAPTGTIEFRDDIDLIEQLRYKRRYQRKPTPGKVDLVTLQDVKDIALYTAPVSILSPMLIDLLHLPSTERFLRALIFCCAYYLQIAEEMSKRIADLANKVRTKQCEILENQFRENLSDLRILVAKEYCILLIGGGEMKKFHHMGKEKKRRSLSDKDARLFETFVRMSVQIVYLALGRRNFHQIELECHRVLKSEIFNTVEHTLKTGYHSKMIPEEKKVLMGACVHHVKKLNTRSPLMNEMFCRRPIDFRLMGLGVIKYTQLSTRLDFLHLVVSGPEEKLLESNMSVGLIGMPRSLFDIMLRPIVGQTTEKSKASVMSAKSIQRKSLQAPQRLYPEIILPPRDSIEMDLPSVFPDTSAEVRPVSQTQLRRWRNRFIRLTKPTSATVAAAAPVVPARAVSA
- the LOC118263551 gene encoding protein phosphatase 1 regulatory subunit 36 isoform X2: MKTMREASEGCMRMDTGLGMSKHKDYYFDLPPAHVEAVQITSKAPTGTIEFRDDIDLIEQLRYKRRYQRKPTPGKVDLVTLQDVKDIALYTAPVSILSPMLIDLLHLPSTERFLRALIFCCAYYLQIAEEMSKRIADLANKVRTKQCEILENQFRENLSDLRILVAKEYCILLIGGGEMKKFHHMGKEKKRRSLSDKDARLFETFVRMSVQIVYLALGRRNFHQIELECHRVLKSEIFNTVEHTLKTGYHSKMIPEEKKVLMGACVHHVKKLNTRSPLMNEMFCRRPIDFRLMGLGVIKYTQLSTRLDFLHLVVSGPEEKLLESNMSVGLIGMPRSLFDIMLRPIVGQTTEKSKASVMSAKSIQRKSLQAPQRLYPEIILPPRDSIEMDLPSVFPDTSAEVRPVSQTQLRRWRNRFIRLTKPTSATVAAAAPVVPARAVSA